In one window of Cellulophaga sp. HaHa_2_95 DNA:
- a CDS encoding type IX secretion system membrane protein PorP/SprF, producing the protein MKKIGITLVLCLCSLFAKSQELNSPQLSQYLADNPFVLSPTYAGIGDHVKIRINGLTQWVGIEDAPDTQSLAADMRIGNRSGVGIFLYNDRNGYTKQQGARLSFAHHLTLDRYDDEFLSFGLSYNFNQFRIDIQEFVNAGGDPGVTDDRSTANHNFDVGVLYRKDKFYASLNASNILDKDLSGFNINYEPNRLRNYYLYTGYRYKKSKNSDLEIEPSILYKMFESDGRSETDMNLKFRFYQYEDYYYAGINYRFLNDQIGKPLYIAPIVGLKKNNLYFGYSYQIQLNEITNYSTGTHVVTLGVDLFQGLSNCRCTY; encoded by the coding sequence ATGAAAAAAATTGGAATTACTTTAGTGCTCTGTTTGTGCAGCTTATTTGCAAAAAGCCAAGAGTTAAACTCACCTCAACTCTCGCAGTATTTAGCAGACAATCCGTTTGTGCTATCACCTACCTATGCAGGTATTGGTGATCACGTAAAAATACGTATCAACGGACTTACACAGTGGGTGGGTATTGAAGATGCCCCAGATACACAATCTTTAGCGGCAGATATGCGTATTGGTAATAGATCTGGTGTAGGTATCTTTTTATACAACGATAGAAATGGTTATACCAAACAACAGGGGGCACGACTTTCTTTTGCGCACCATTTAACTTTAGACAGGTATGATGATGAATTTTTATCTTTCGGTTTATCGTATAACTTTAATCAATTTAGAATAGACATTCAAGAATTTGTTAATGCAGGTGGTGATCCCGGTGTTACAGATGATAGATCTACAGCAAACCATAACTTTGATGTTGGAGTATTGTATAGAAAAGATAAATTCTATGCTAGTTTAAATGCATCTAACATTTTAGATAAAGATTTATCTGGGTTTAATATTAACTATGAGCCAAATCGTTTAAGAAATTATTATTTATATACAGGCTACAGATATAAGAAAAGTAAGAATAGTGATCTTGAAATAGAACCTTCTATTTTATATAAAATGTTTGAAAGTGATGGCCGTTCTGAAACGGATATGAACTTAAAATTTAGATTTTATCAATATGAAGATTACTACTATGCAGGAATCAACTATCGTTTTTTAAATGATCAGATTGGTAAACCTTTATACATAGCTCCTATTGTGGGTCTTAAAAAGAACAATTTATACTTTGGATATTCTTACCAAATACAATTAAATGAAATAACGAATTATAGTACCGGTACACACGTAGTTACTTTAGGAGTAGATTTATTCCAAGGATTGAGTAATTGTAGATGTACATATTAA
- the folB gene encoding dihydroneopterin aldolase — MGKISVSNIRVYAYHGCLKEESINGSDYRVDVEVEADLAKASLSDHLKDTVDYVLINYIVKEEMAIKSKLLEHVAKRILDRIFKECSTVDSGNVTVSKINPPINGDVEMVSINLQLSR; from the coding sequence GTGGGTAAAATAAGTGTTAGTAATATTAGAGTGTACGCCTATCATGGGTGTCTAAAAGAAGAAAGTATCAACGGTAGTGATTATCGGGTAGATGTAGAAGTGGAAGCAGATTTAGCGAAAGCATCACTTTCCGATCATTTAAAAGATACGGTAGATTATGTGTTGATCAATTATATTGTGAAAGAAGAAATGGCCATAAAGTCAAAACTTTTAGAACATGTAGCCAAACGTATTCTAGATCGAATTTTTAAAGAATGTAGTACAGTAGATTCTGGTAATGTTACGGTATCTAAAATTAACCCTCCAATTAACGGAGATGTTGAAATGGTTTCGATAAACTTACAATTAAGTCGATGA
- a CDS encoding ketopantoate reductase family protein, with the protein MNTKHIVIIGLGGVGGYFGFKINQANEKNKQHKVSFVARGTTYTTVKEHGLTLLSPEHANPITRPDAVYKHISAIKDPDLLLICVKEYDLENVCKQLSTVITPNTILVPLMNGADIYDRIRALLPNNTILPSCVYVASHIKEKGIVAHKGAAGKLIFGKDAAHMSVNLDWVLAVFEQSTIDFEFKENALSAIWSKFIFIASFGLVSAKHNSSIGAVCTEASQKKEATQIMQEIKTIAAKKDIFLAPDIIQKVFEKAATFPPTTPTSLQLDVHSGKNKTELELFAGAIITYGSAENCTTICTQRIYEEIKAVHKNL; encoded by the coding sequence ATGAATACAAAGCATATAGTTATAATTGGTCTTGGTGGGGTCGGTGGTTATTTTGGATTTAAAATTAACCAGGCCAATGAAAAAAATAAACAACATAAAGTATCATTTGTAGCTAGAGGTACTACCTATACCACGGTAAAAGAACATGGACTTACCTTACTTTCTCCAGAACATGCAAATCCTATTACGCGCCCTGATGCTGTTTATAAACACATCTCAGCTATAAAAGATCCCGATTTACTACTGATCTGCGTTAAAGAATATGATTTGGAGAACGTTTGTAAACAGCTCTCTACAGTTATTACGCCCAACACTATTTTAGTTCCCCTGATGAATGGTGCAGATATTTATGATCGTATCCGGGCACTACTACCAAACAATACTATTTTACCCTCTTGCGTGTATGTGGCTTCACATATCAAAGAAAAAGGTATTGTTGCCCACAAAGGTGCCGCTGGAAAATTAATTTTTGGTAAAGATGCAGCACATATGTCCGTAAATTTAGATTGGGTATTAGCTGTATTTGAACAAAGTACTATCGATTTTGAATTTAAAGAGAATGCGCTGAGTGCTATCTGGTCAAAATTTATTTTTATCGCTAGTTTTGGTTTGGTATCTGCTAAACATAATTCTTCTATTGGTGCTGTATGTACTGAGGCTTCTCAGAAAAAAGAAGCTACCCAAATTATGCAAGAAATAAAGACTATTGCTGCAAAAAAAGATATTTTTCTGGCACCTGATATTATTCAGAAAGTTTTTGAAAAGGCAGCTACTTTTCCACCAACAACACCCACTTCTTTGCAGTTAGATGTACATTCTGGTAAAAATAAAACGGAGTTAGAATTGTTTGCAGGGGCCATTATCACCTATGGTAGTGCAGAGAATTGTACTACGATATGCACCCAGCGTATTTATGAGGAGATAAAAGCAGTACATAAAAATCTGTAA
- a CDS encoding Crp/Fnr family transcriptional regulator, with protein MDKSNINSYFHSLFPIPEPIVEKITASFCPFTLEKNTVLLDKNTISTKTYFLEQGYVRSYILNEDNEEVTTNIYTAPCFVNDFLSFFKKQPTKEIYQTLTDCTFWETNFDNVQDNFHNITEFREFSRLLFVINYYKLNDRLIEMASQKAETRYLNLLKVQPHIFQHVPLKIIASYLGITDSSLSRIRKEISKM; from the coding sequence ATGGATAAATCCAACATTAATAGCTATTTCCATTCGTTATTTCCCATTCCGGAACCCATTGTAGAAAAAATTACAGCAAGCTTCTGCCCATTTACTTTAGAAAAAAATACCGTTTTATTAGATAAAAACACCATCAGTACAAAAACCTATTTTTTAGAACAGGGATATGTACGTTCGTATATTTTAAATGAAGATAATGAGGAGGTAACTACCAATATTTATACAGCTCCTTGCTTTGTGAATGACTTCCTATCTTTCTTTAAAAAACAACCTACCAAAGAAATATATCAAACATTAACAGATTGTACTTTTTGGGAAACGAATTTTGATAACGTGCAGGATAATTTTCATAACATCACAGAGTTTAGAGAATTCAGCAGACTATTGTTTGTTATAAATTACTATAAATTAAACGATAGGTTAATTGAAATGGCTAGTCAGAAAGCAGAAACACGGTATCTAAATCTTTTAAAAGTACAACCACATATTTTTCAGCACGTACCGCTTAAAATTATAGCTTCCTATTTAGGCATTACTGATAGTAGTTTAAGTAGAATTAGGAAAGAAATTAGTAAAATGTAA
- a CDS encoding LysE family translocator yields the protein MIEDIQAAIPLGFFLSFMIGPVFFVLLETSATKGFRAALIFDLGVILADILFITAAYFSSFQLLENLSNQPGLYVFGGVILLVYGIITFKTKQVKLRNEDVKVTSGDYLSLFVKGFLLNFINIGVLVFWLGIIIIVGPSLDNNGERILVFFGSMIGAYFVTDLFKMLLAKQLRKKLTPKRIFLVKKLLGVILIICGLVLITKGFLPKDKLNFQEGIELIREAE from the coding sequence ATGATCGAAGATATACAGGCAGCCATTCCATTAGGTTTTTTTTTAAGCTTTATGATTGGCCCTGTTTTTTTTGTACTCCTTGAAACGAGTGCAACAAAAGGTTTTAGAGCTGCCCTAATATTTGATTTAGGCGTTATTTTAGCTGATATTTTATTTATAACAGCAGCTTATTTTAGTAGCTTTCAATTGCTAGAAAATTTAAGCAATCAGCCAGGACTCTATGTCTTTGGTGGTGTCATATTATTGGTTTATGGTATTATCACTTTTAAAACCAAACAAGTAAAACTTAGAAATGAGGATGTCAAAGTTACGAGCGGTGATTATCTGAGTTTATTTGTAAAAGGCTTTCTTCTTAATTTTATCAATATTGGTGTTCTTGTATTTTGGTTAGGGATCATCATCATTGTTGGGCCTAGTTTAGATAATAACGGCGAACGTATATTGGTATTTTTTGGTTCTATGATAGGTGCTTATTTTGTTACAGACCTCTTTAAAATGTTATTAGCAAAGCAATTACGTAAAAAACTTACTCCAAAACGTATTTTTTTAGTAAAGAAACTCTTAGGAGTTATTTTAATTATCTGTGGTCTAGTATTAATCACAAAAGGCTTTTTACCTAAAGACAAATTAAACTTTCAAGAAGGTATAGAGTTAATACGTGAAGCAGAATAA
- a CDS encoding head GIN domain-containing protein, with amino-acid sequence MKQYFIVIFLVFALINGQAQNEKVTQNLDKFTTVKAFDGLSINLIKSSVNKAVITGANTTKVAIINNDGVLKLRMEIGKIFSGYRTFVDLYYTEELITLDVNEDARITSKEAIKQDLLELKAQEGGELVINTQVEQLLIKTVTGGIITTTGFSDNQDVMINTGGIYQGKAFKTNFTTVNVNAGSKAEIYAVNYVKASVKAGGEVLVYGNPKKMEEKTVFGGTIKRM; translated from the coding sequence ATGAAACAATATTTTATAGTAATTTTCTTAGTGTTTGCACTAATTAATGGGCAAGCACAAAACGAGAAGGTTACTCAAAATCTTGATAAATTTACAACCGTTAAAGCTTTTGATGGTTTATCTATTAATTTAATAAAGTCTAGTGTTAATAAAGCCGTGATTACGGGTGCAAATACCACTAAAGTAGCTATTATTAATAATGATGGTGTATTAAAATTACGAATGGAAATTGGTAAAATTTTCAGTGGTTATAGAACTTTCGTAGATTTGTATTACACAGAAGAATTAATTACTCTTGATGTTAATGAAGATGCGCGTATTACCAGTAAAGAAGCTATAAAGCAAGATTTACTAGAGCTTAAAGCTCAAGAAGGTGGTGAGCTAGTGATTAACACACAAGTAGAACAGTTGCTAATTAAAACAGTTACGGGCGGTATTATTACCACAACAGGTTTTTCTGATAATCAAGATGTAATGATCAATACCGGTGGTATTTATCAAGGAAAAGCTTTTAAAACAAATTTTACTACCGTAAATGTAAATGCAGGTTCTAAAGCAGAAATTTATGCGGTTAACTATGTGAAAGCAAGTGTAAAAGCAGGAGGAGAAGTTTTAGTTTATGGGAATCCTAAGAAAATGGAAGAGAAAACTGTTTTTGGAGGAACCATAAAAAGAATGTAG
- the rnr gene encoding ribonuclease R, which yields MSKKKKRSSGQKKNEITRGIFTVLEKEPNKSFNYKEIAAKIQISEANDRNDLIKRLVQLKEKRRIVETSPGKYKAIENTKTYHTGTVDITGRGNAYIIIEGMDDDVFVPVNKINRAFHKDTVEIYIYPRRKGKKLEGEVTKIVKRYKTSFVGIVDMQKSFAFVRIGDFRMYTDFFIPKDKINNAQDGDKVIVEYNEWPDKGDSPYGTITQVLGKPGEHNTEIHSILAEYGLPYEFPVEVEQFANDLDTSIKPEEIAKRRDMRDTLTFTIDPRDAKDFDDALSFEVLENGNYEIGIHIADVSHYLTPDTVMDDEAYERATSVYLVDRVVPMLPEVLSNNACSLRPHEEKYTFSAIFEIDKKAHVIDQWFGRTVINSDERFAYEEAQHIIENNVNSIPEDISIRGAAYEVSEAVVNATLKLDELAKIMRSRRMTAGAISFDKVEVRFNLTPEGEPESVYFKEAKDANKLIEEFMLLANRKVAEFIGKQKPEKTFVYRVHDEPNEEKLMALNGIISRFGHKLDFKSKKTISSSLNQLLEDVKGKGEQNMVDTLAIRTMSKAIYTTDNIGHYGLAFDYYTHFTSPIRRYPDVMVHRLLQHYLDNGATAKKEVYEEKCKHSSDMEGLAASAERDSIKYMQIKFMEDHQDREFIGVISGVTEWGIYVEIIENKCEGMVRISDIKGDYYNFDEKEYAIIGERTKTVYQLGDEVKVMVKNTDLVKRHLDFTLIGKAE from the coding sequence ATGTCGAAGAAAAAGAAAAGGTCTTCAGGACAGAAAAAGAATGAAATTACAAGAGGTATTTTCACTGTCCTAGAAAAGGAACCTAATAAAAGTTTTAATTACAAAGAGATTGCTGCTAAGATACAAATTAGTGAAGCTAATGACCGTAATGACTTAATAAAGAGATTAGTACAACTTAAAGAGAAACGTAGAATTGTAGAAACCTCACCAGGGAAATACAAGGCTATAGAGAATACAAAAACCTACCATACTGGTACTGTTGATATTACAGGAAGAGGAAATGCCTACATCATAATTGAAGGTATGGATGATGATGTTTTTGTTCCCGTAAACAAAATAAACAGAGCTTTTCACAAGGATACGGTAGAAATTTACATCTATCCACGTAGAAAAGGAAAGAAATTAGAAGGAGAAGTTACTAAAATTGTAAAACGCTATAAAACTAGTTTTGTAGGGATTGTAGACATGCAAAAGTCATTTGCTTTTGTACGTATCGGCGATTTTAGAATGTATACGGATTTCTTTATACCAAAAGACAAAATAAATAATGCTCAAGATGGTGATAAGGTTATTGTAGAATATAACGAATGGCCAGATAAAGGCGATTCTCCTTATGGTACTATTACGCAAGTATTGGGAAAACCAGGAGAACACAATACAGAAATACATTCTATTTTAGCAGAATATGGTTTACCGTATGAATTTCCTGTGGAAGTAGAACAATTTGCAAATGATCTAGATACTTCTATAAAACCAGAAGAAATTGCAAAACGTAGAGATATGCGTGATACGCTGACCTTTACCATTGATCCGCGAGATGCTAAAGATTTTGATGATGCTTTATCTTTTGAAGTTCTAGAAAATGGAAATTACGAGATAGGTATTCATATTGCAGATGTATCTCATTATCTAACACCAGATACGGTGATGGATGATGAAGCGTATGAAAGAGCAACTTCGGTATATTTGGTAGACAGAGTAGTACCTATGTTACCAGAAGTTTTATCTAACAATGCGTGTTCATTACGTCCGCATGAGGAAAAATATACTTTCTCTGCCATCTTTGAGATTGATAAAAAAGCACATGTTATAGACCAATGGTTTGGTAGAACGGTTATTAATTCTGATGAGCGTTTTGCTTATGAAGAAGCACAACACATTATTGAAAATAACGTAAATAGCATTCCTGAAGATATTTCTATTAGAGGTGCTGCTTATGAAGTTTCTGAAGCTGTTGTAAATGCTACTTTGAAATTAGATGAACTTGCAAAAATTATGCGTTCTCGCAGAATGACGGCAGGAGCTATTTCTTTTGATAAAGTAGAAGTACGTTTTAATTTAACACCAGAAGGAGAACCAGAAAGTGTTTATTTTAAAGAGGCAAAAGATGCTAATAAACTTATTGAAGAGTTTATGCTTTTAGCCAATAGAAAAGTAGCAGAGTTTATAGGGAAGCAAAAACCTGAAAAAACTTTTGTATACCGGGTTCATGATGAACCTAATGAAGAGAAACTTATGGCATTAAATGGGATTATTTCTCGTTTTGGCCACAAGCTTGATTTTAAAAGTAAAAAAACGATAAGTAGTTCTTTGAACCAGCTTTTAGAAGATGTTAAAGGTAAAGGGGAACAAAATATGGTAGATACCCTTGCCATACGTACCATGAGTAAGGCTATTTATACCACAGACAATATTGGTCACTATGGTTTGGCTTTTGATTATTATACGCATTTTACCTCACCAATACGTAGGTATCCAGATGTGATGGTGCACCGTTTATTACAACATTATTTAGATAATGGTGCTACCGCTAAAAAAGAAGTGTACGAAGAAAAATGTAAACATTCTTCAGATATGGAAGGATTAGCCGCTAGTGCTGAACGTGATTCTATTAAGTACATGCAAATTAAATTCATGGAAGATCATCAAGATCGTGAATTTATTGGCGTTATTTCTGGAGTTACCGAATGGGGCATCTATGTAGAGATTATAGAAAACAAATGCGAAGGAATGGTTCGTATCAGTGATATAAAAGGCGATTATTATAACTTTGACGAAAAAGAATATGCTATTATTGGAGAACGTACCAAGACTGTATACCAATTGGGAGACGAAGTTAAAGTGATGGTTAAGAACACAGATCTTGTAAAAAGACATCTTGATTTTACATTGATTGGTAAAGCAGAATAG
- the rpiB gene encoding ribose 5-phosphate isomerase B gives MKIAIGNDHAGTDYKLAIVGMLKSMHIEVKNYGTDGTDSVDYPDFVHPVAEDVASNAVDFGIIICGSGNGASITANKHQKVRSALCWTNEIVALARQHNDANILSLPARYISLPQALEMVKTFLDTKFEGGRHERRVEKIPCK, from the coding sequence ATGAAGATAGCTATAGGCAATGACCATGCCGGTACAGATTATAAATTAGCCATTGTAGGAATGTTAAAATCTATGCATATAGAGGTTAAGAACTATGGTACTGATGGTACTGATAGTGTAGACTATCCAGATTTTGTTCATCCCGTGGCAGAAGATGTAGCTTCTAACGCTGTAGATTTTGGTATCATTATATGTGGTAGTGGTAATGGTGCTTCAATTACCGCTAATAAACATCAAAAAGTACGTTCTGCTTTATGTTGGACGAATGAGATAGTTGCTTTGGCAAGACAACATAATGATGCTAATATTTTGAGTCTTCCTGCGCGTTATATATCATTACCTCAAGCTTTAGAAATGGTCAAAACATTTTTAGACACCAAATTTGAAGGTGGTAGACATGAACGCAGAGTAGAAAAAATACCTTGTAAATAA
- a CDS encoding cation diffusion facilitator family transporter, with product MGHNHAHGHQHNHPDLKGRNLLISILLNIIITVAQVIGGLVSGSLSLLSDALHNFSDVLSLIVSYIATLFAKKEASTNKTFGYKRAEIIAAFVNSASLIIVAIILIKEAVERFFEAQPVIQSNIVIWLSLLGIVANGLSVLLLKKDADSNMNMKSAYLHLLTDMLASVAVLIGGLVMKFYELYWVDALLTLIIAFYLIYVGYDLLKTSTRVLMLFTPNTIEVNKIVEALHKIDTIKNVHHVHIWQLNEDEIHLEAHIDFDTDIRLSEFDAILEKIEEEVFHKFGINHVNIQPEYDKVDNKQIIVQD from the coding sequence ATGGGTCACAATCACGCACATGGCCATCAACATAACCATCCAGATCTAAAAGGAAGAAATCTTCTTATATCTATCTTATTAAATATTATTATCACCGTAGCGCAAGTTATTGGTGGTTTGGTATCTGGTAGTTTGTCTTTATTGTCTGATGCGCTGCACAATTTTAGTGATGTCTTATCGCTTATTGTGAGTTATATAGCCACTTTATTTGCAAAAAAAGAAGCGTCTACCAATAAAACATTTGGCTATAAACGCGCAGAGATTATTGCGGCCTTTGTAAACTCTGCTTCCTTAATAATAGTTGCTATTATATTAATCAAAGAAGCTGTAGAACGTTTTTTTGAGGCGCAACCGGTGATTCAATCAAATATTGTTATTTGGCTTTCCTTATTAGGTATTGTGGCTAATGGCTTAAGTGTCTTATTGTTAAAGAAAGACGCTGATAGCAATATGAACATGAAATCTGCTTATCTACATTTACTAACAGATATGTTAGCTTCTGTAGCAGTATTAATAGGTGGTCTAGTCATGAAATTCTATGAATTGTATTGGGTAGATGCTTTGCTTACCTTAATTATTGCATTTTACCTTATCTATGTAGGGTATGATCTTTTAAAAACATCTACGCGGGTACTCATGCTTTTTACTCCTAATACCATAGAAGTTAATAAAATTGTAGAAGCTTTACATAAGATAGATACAATCAAGAATGTACACCACGTACATATTTGGCAATTAAATGAAGACGAAATACATTTAGAAGCCCATATAGATTTTGATACCGATATTCGCTTATCAGAGTTTGATGCTATATTAGAGAAGATAGAGGAAGAGGTGTTTCATAAATTCGGAATTAACCACGTGAATATTCAACCTGAATATGATAAGGTAGATAACAAACAAATTATAGTTCAAGATTAA
- a CDS encoding GNAT family N-acetyltransferase: MLQVQVKEFKDLSTVELYAILQLRSEVFVVEQDCVYQDLDGKDFKSLHIIGYHEEDVAAYTRIFKAGDYFQEASIGRVVVNPKYRKDGFGREIMKASIAAVKTAYDEDTIRISAQKYLLKFYTSLGFHVVGEEYLEDGIPHMNMIKN; this comes from the coding sequence ATGTTACAAGTTCAAGTAAAAGAATTTAAAGATTTATCTACCGTAGAATTGTATGCTATTTTACAATTACGTAGTGAAGTATTCGTGGTAGAACAAGACTGTGTATATCAGGATTTAGATGGGAAAGACTTCAAATCATTGCATATTATTGGGTATCATGAGGAAGATGTAGCGGCTTATACGCGTATTTTTAAAGCAGGGGATTATTTTCAAGAAGCCAGTATTGGTAGGGTAGTGGTGAATCCTAAATACCGAAAAGATGGTTTCGGTAGAGAAATTATGAAAGCCTCTATTGCTGCGGTTAAAACAGCGTATGATGAAGATACTATTCGTATTTCTGCTCAAAAATACCTTTTAAAATTCTACACCTCTTTAGGGTTTCATGTTGTTGGTGAAGAATATTTAGAAGATGGTATTCCGCACATGAACATGATTAAAAATTAG